A single window of Mycobacterium sp. ITM-2016-00318 DNA harbors:
- a CDS encoding peptidoglycan recognition family protein yields MTVHHTAVVLGDNANAPARLRQHQQYHQGTHGWIDIAYHLSVDRNGNIYELRDPNLVGDTATSYDPTRHFLVVCEGNFDEEDITEAQLNGAALAFAWAAEQYGIAADRLAGHKDASGDTSCPGSALYARIPDLTDRVGALLATPPVNLQKICGPEADARVAEIQSGAP; encoded by the coding sequence ATGACTGTCCACCACACTGCGGTCGTCCTTGGTGACAATGCCAACGCACCCGCTCGACTTCGACAGCACCAGCAGTATCACCAGGGCACTCACGGGTGGATCGACATCGCCTATCACCTCAGCGTCGACCGCAACGGGAACATCTACGAGTTGCGGGATCCGAACCTCGTCGGCGACACCGCGACGAGCTACGACCCCACCCGACACTTCCTCGTGGTCTGCGAGGGGAATTTCGACGAAGAGGACATAACCGAAGCGCAGCTCAACGGTGCCGCGCTCGCCTTCGCCTGGGCCGCAGAGCAATACGGTATCGCGGCCGATCGACTGGCGGGCCACAAAGACGCCAGTGGTGACACTTCCTGCCCCGGCTCAGCCCTCTACGCTCGCATTCCCGACCTCACGGACCGTGTCGGCGCCCTACTGGCTACGCCCCCGGTGAATCTGCAGAAGATCTGCGGGCCCGAGGCCGACGCGAGAGTCGCTGAGATCCAATCCGGCGCACCCTGA
- a CDS encoding LLM class flavin-dependent oxidoreductase has product MRFAISIPQLDYDRFDDAAIKDYLARAEELGFESAWTMEQVIGESPQIAPLQMLAYAAACTSRIRLGVAVLITTLHDPLQLAWAITAVDRLSHGRLDVGVGHGGKRRPFEAFGVERRTFVSYFTEGIELMKAAWSDEPTVTFHGRFRDVDGLPVHPKPVQRPHPPLWIGGTAPRALARGVRIADSFLGAGSSTTATFAEAVKTVRRELDEQGKDSADFTIGKRVYLTIDDDAARAREHAAAGLHRIYGSMPGIEDVPVSGTPDDVARGVREVMDAGAEMILLNPVGKTVAGNREQMERLAAEVIPHLA; this is encoded by the coding sequence GTGAGGTTCGCGATCTCCATTCCCCAGCTGGATTACGACCGGTTCGACGATGCCGCCATCAAGGACTACCTCGCCAGAGCCGAGGAACTCGGATTCGAGAGCGCCTGGACGATGGAGCAGGTCATCGGTGAGTCGCCGCAGATCGCCCCGCTGCAGATGCTCGCCTACGCCGCGGCGTGTACCTCTCGGATACGTCTCGGGGTCGCGGTGCTGATTACCACTCTGCATGACCCGCTGCAGCTGGCGTGGGCCATCACCGCGGTCGATCGCTTGTCTCATGGCCGGCTCGACGTCGGCGTCGGCCACGGTGGCAAGCGCAGGCCGTTCGAGGCATTCGGAGTGGAAAGAAGGACGTTCGTCAGTTACTTCACCGAGGGCATCGAGCTGATGAAGGCGGCGTGGTCCGATGAGCCGACGGTCACGTTCCACGGCCGCTTCCGCGACGTCGACGGGCTACCGGTCCACCCCAAACCGGTGCAGCGCCCACACCCGCCGTTGTGGATCGGCGGCACCGCACCCAGAGCGCTTGCCCGCGGCGTCCGGATCGCAGACTCGTTCTTGGGAGCGGGCTCGTCGACAACAGCGACGTTCGCGGAGGCAGTCAAGACCGTCCGCCGCGAATTGGACGAGCAAGGCAAAGACTCAGCCGATTTCACGATCGGTAAACGTGTCTACCTGACGATCGACGACGACGCCGCACGCGCCCGTGAACACGCCGCCGCGGGGCTGCACCGCATCTACGGCTCGATGCCGGGAATCGAGGATGTTCCGGTATCGGGCACACCCGACGATGTGGCGCGCGGAGTGCGAGAGGTCATGGACGCGGGCGCGGAGATGATTCTGCTCAATCCGGTCGGCAAGACCGTTGCGGGCAACCGCGAGCAAATGGAACGTCTTGCGGCTGAGGTCATCCCGCATCTGGCGTGA
- the rplO gene encoding 50S ribosomal protein L15, whose amino-acid sequence MTIKLHDLKPAPGSKTAKTRVGRGEGSKGKTAGRGTKGTKARKNVPATFEGGQMPIHMRLPKLKGFRNRFRTEYEVVNVGDLNKLFPKGGDVGVEELVAAGAVRKKSLVKVLGDGKLTVKVNVTAHKFSGSAKEKITAAGGSVTEVA is encoded by the coding sequence ATGACGATCAAACTGCACGATCTGAAGCCGGCGCCCGGCTCGAAGACCGCGAAGACCCGCGTCGGTCGCGGCGAGGGCTCCAAGGGCAAGACCGCAGGCCGCGGTACGAAGGGCACGAAGGCGCGCAAGAACGTCCCCGCGACGTTCGAGGGTGGCCAGATGCCGATCCACATGCGGCTGCCCAAGCTCAAGGGCTTCCGTAACCGGTTCCGCACCGAATACGAGGTCGTCAACGTCGGCGATCTCAACAAGCTGTTCCCCAAGGGCGGCGACGTCGGTGTCGAGGAACTGGTGGCCGCGGGCGCAGTCCGGAAGAAGTCGCTGGTCAAGGTGCTCGGTGACGGCAAGCTGACCGTGAAGGTCAACGTGACCGCCCACAAGTTCAGCGGCAGCGCGAAGGAAAAGATCACGGCCGCAGGTGGTTCCGTAACCGAGGTCGCCTAA
- a CDS encoding metalloregulator ArsR/SmtB family transcription factor: protein MDEHATSRDGTAIDAIASLSDGLRRRLYEFARAAHRPVSRDEAASAVGISRKLAAFHLDRLVEVGLLRFRFKEPNAARGRPPKVYLASDVGVELSIPARRHELLAEILAGAVLLEDRHGSARAASTRVAHARGQAAAAEIPNRVRPGRVGAERGMTSAQEVLTGCGFEPYRTGSGCMRLRNCPFHPLAGAMPELVCSLNHAFVSGVLAGLGVETVHAVLAPSAGECCVELRSGARPADDLTPDAG, encoded by the coding sequence GTGGATGAGCATGCGACATCACGCGACGGCACCGCGATCGATGCGATCGCATCGTTGAGTGACGGCTTGAGGCGACGCCTCTACGAGTTCGCGCGGGCGGCGCACCGGCCGGTCAGCCGCGACGAGGCCGCATCGGCGGTCGGTATCTCCCGCAAGCTGGCCGCATTCCACTTGGACAGGCTCGTCGAGGTGGGCCTTCTGCGGTTCCGGTTCAAGGAGCCGAACGCGGCCAGGGGGCGTCCGCCGAAGGTCTACCTGGCATCTGATGTCGGGGTCGAGTTGAGCATTCCGGCGCGTCGTCACGAACTGCTTGCCGAGATCCTCGCGGGCGCTGTCCTCCTCGAGGATCGGCATGGCTCCGCACGGGCGGCCTCGACGCGCGTGGCTCACGCACGGGGACAGGCCGCGGCTGCGGAGATTCCGAATCGGGTGCGCCCCGGCCGGGTCGGCGCAGAACGCGGAATGACCTCCGCCCAGGAGGTGCTCACCGGCTGCGGCTTCGAGCCCTACCGAACGGGCTCGGGTTGTATGCGTCTGCGAAACTGCCCATTCCATCCGCTGGCCGGTGCCATGCCCGAGCTCGTGTGTTCGCTCAACCACGCGTTCGTCTCCGGCGTACTCGCCGGGCTGGGGGTGGAGACCGTCCACGCCGTTCTTGCTCCGTCGGCCGGCGAATGTTGCGTCGAATTGCGGTCAGGCGCGCGGCCGGCTGATGACCTCACGCCAGATGCGGGATGA
- the rpmD gene encoding 50S ribosomal protein L30 → MAELKITQVRSTIGARWRQKESLRSLGLRKIRQSVVRTDDEQTRGLIKTVHHLVQVEEV, encoded by the coding sequence ATGGCAGAGCTGAAGATCACCCAGGTACGCAGCACCATTGGTGCCCGGTGGAGGCAGAAGGAAAGCTTGCGGTCGTTGGGATTGCGGAAGATCCGCCAGTCGGTCGTCCGCACGGACGACGAGCAGACCCGCGGCCTCATCAAGACGGTGCACCACCTCGTTCAGGTTGAAGAGGTATAG
- a CDS encoding DUF2231 domain-containing protein — translation MEQAKQPVSRLLAGPYGHPFHPILVTIPIGAWVSSLVFDIGSFLVADPAFLREGSEWLIGIGAIGAVAAALVGLLDLIAIPSGTRAFGVGLVHMTLNLVITAAYVANVAWRYNTDYPQDSAVGWGPLLASIVSLAALGLSGYLGGMLSYRYGVRVAAESVQADGYRSRNDSGEQEK, via the coding sequence ATGGAACAAGCGAAACAGCCCGTGAGCCGACTGTTGGCGGGGCCCTACGGGCACCCGTTCCATCCCATCCTCGTCACGATCCCGATCGGCGCCTGGGTATCGAGTTTGGTCTTCGACATCGGTTCGTTCCTCGTCGCTGACCCGGCGTTTCTCAGGGAGGGGTCCGAGTGGCTGATCGGCATCGGCGCAATCGGTGCGGTGGCCGCCGCGCTGGTCGGACTCCTCGACTTGATTGCGATCCCGTCGGGGACCAGGGCGTTCGGGGTGGGGCTGGTTCACATGACGCTGAACCTCGTCATCACGGCCGCTTACGTCGCAAACGTCGCGTGGCGGTACAACACCGACTACCCACAGGACTCCGCCGTCGGGTGGGGACCGCTGTTGGCCTCGATCGTTTCGCTTGCTGCACTTGGACTGTCGGGCTATCTGGGCGGCATGCTCTCCTACCGCTACGGCGTCAGAGTCGCCGCTGAGTCGGTGCAGGCGGACGGATATCGGAGTCGGAATGACAGCGGAGAACAGGAGAAATGA